In Microbacterium cremeum, a genomic segment contains:
- a CDS encoding 50S ribosomal protein L25/general stress protein Ctc, whose amino-acid sequence MSTEPDTKVHAELRENFGKGFARRLRAAGKIPAVIYGHGTDPVHVALPGHQTALLIRRANAVLELDVNGTHQLTLVKDVQKDPVHQIIEHIDLLVVKKGEKVQVEVPIVVVGEPFAGTIANLDAQTIALEVEATHIPQNIEVDVEGLEDGTHITAADLKLPKGAALAADPEVLVVAISVPAATLAAEDEIAEADAEVAAEQAEASETAEISDEAAAE is encoded by the coding sequence ATGTCGACTGAACCCGACACCAAGGTCCACGCCGAGCTTCGCGAGAACTTCGGCAAGGGCTTCGCGCGCCGCCTGCGCGCCGCCGGCAAGATCCCCGCCGTCATCTACGGTCACGGCACCGACCCGGTCCACGTCGCGCTGCCCGGCCACCAGACCGCGCTGCTCATCCGCCGTGCGAACGCGGTGCTCGAGCTCGACGTGAACGGCACCCACCAGCTGACGCTGGTCAAGGACGTCCAGAAGGACCCCGTGCACCAGATCATCGAGCACATCGACCTCCTCGTGGTCAAGAAGGGCGAGAAGGTCCAGGTCGAGGTGCCGATCGTCGTCGTGGGCGAGCCGTTCGCCGGCACCATCGCGAACCTCGACGCGCAGACCATCGCGCTCGAGGTCGAGGCGACTCACATCCCCCAGAACATCGAGGTCGACGTCGAGGGCCTCGAGGACGGCACGCACATCACCGCGGCCGACCTGAAGCTGCCCAAGGGCGCCGCCCTGGCCGCCGACCCCGAGGTCCTGGTCGTCGCGATCTCGGTTCCGGCCGCCACGCTCGCCGCCGAGGACGAGATCGCCGAGGCCGACGCCGAGGTCGCCGCCGAGCAGGCCGAGGCTTCGGAGACCGCCGAGATCTCCGACGAGGCTGCGGCCGAGTAA